Proteins co-encoded in one Candidatus Stygibacter australis genomic window:
- a CDS encoding T9SS type A sorting domain-containing protein codes for MKIYVVILVIILSVILFAGMGTELELAKRNQLHSKYNVSRDFITIISEDFENGAEDWETFDETGISDWIEYWHLSTTGAYEGNSWWMGDEELGGYTDSRYLVLDTPELVLADENPELHFWFSLCCEDVGGDPPYDAWDGANIRISTDGGESWSVLSGTPEYNAESFYSYGYEFGEGQGIPGWGSTTEWVNWTEAVFSLAAYAGESVKIRFAFASDPAYNTGDDASMFGFRLDDIAIDTSTGIFESNGDGASGDSEMVAGYGVTSTGNLWHIYEDSEAPSPTHAMGCFDDETDTYLPGMDNYIATPEFYLPAGGNFFWDVDVKVMIDDDSTFPECDYLVVEKSFQLTSGNWSTWFMISYPGPHVFTGNTETWLPFTEHWSTQYSNISDYAGRNVKLRFGLHSNASDEVVPGGFRIDDFIVQQEMYSGPAPRNLIAVTNDENQVELSWDALSEGGSEGWIQWDNGVNDDAIGLSIGGTMYTAASFDPVDMMPYVGGEITQVELYINDLPSSMILHVWSGPNAAIEILSQTFTATGMDWVIIDLDTPVTIESETEYWLGYEVTQTAGQFCCGVDAGPAIVEKGDWVALSPGAWQSMAGLGLNYNWNIHAYVDGGDRLLPRFTAGSREREINGYTVWRSTESGMNYQNIGFCEVIDTPYFLDEDPVAASWNYYVVTAIYDSLDGAFSNEARAYIFDDEMMELAYDDGSCEAGLNVGIAQYMAVKFTPPCNYIRILTHLNIYIETLNSGQLVFRILEGSTGLPGEMLGQFNVTPDNLHVGWNMIEIPYISIPDSTSECFFISIFEMACLAAIGKDTDTAGNSWMTTGQEHIWEEITDGNMMLRTYIEPYDDGSDVIELAPASISISCYPNPFNPQTTISFFTTEGTENTEISIYNTKGQRIREWKIENVKSKINSVVWDGKDSQNISCATGVYFCRIKAGKQTATSKILLLK; via the coding sequence ATGAAAATTTATGTTGTAATACTGGTAATAATTCTTTCAGTTATTCTTTTTGCCGGGATGGGAACTGAATTGGAATTGGCAAAAAGAAATCAGCTGCATAGTAAGTATAATGTATCGCGGGATTTTATTACGATTATTAGTGAAGATTTTGAGAACGGAGCAGAAGACTGGGAGACTTTTGATGAGACCGGAATATCGGACTGGATAGAATACTGGCATTTAAGTACGACCGGAGCTTATGAGGGCAATTCCTGGTGGATGGGTGACGAAGAGCTGGGTGGTTATACTGATAGTCGCTATCTGGTTTTAGATACCCCAGAATTAGTGCTGGCAGATGAAAATCCGGAATTGCATTTCTGGTTCAGCTTATGCTGTGAAGATGTTGGGGGAGACCCTCCTTATGATGCCTGGGATGGCGCGAATATCCGAATCTCAACCGATGGAGGAGAAAGCTGGTCAGTTCTGTCTGGTACACCGGAATATAATGCAGAAAGTTTTTATTCATATGGTTATGAATTTGGTGAAGGTCAAGGCATTCCCGGCTGGGGCAGCACTACGGAGTGGGTAAACTGGACAGAAGCAGTGTTTAGCTTAGCAGCTTATGCGGGAGAAAGTGTGAAAATACGTTTTGCCTTTGCCTCAGATCCAGCCTATAATACGGGAGATGATGCCAGTATGTTCGGATTCAGGCTTGATGACATAGCAATTGATACTTCTACGGGGATTTTTGAATCCAATGGAGATGGAGCTTCCGGAGATAGTGAAATGGTTGCCGGATATGGCGTAACCAGTACAGGAAATCTCTGGCATATTTATGAAGACAGCGAAGCTCCCAGTCCCACTCATGCCATGGGCTGTTTTGATGATGAAACCGATACTTACCTGCCGGGGATGGATAATTATATCGCTACTCCGGAATTCTATTTGCCTGCTGGTGGAAATTTCTTCTGGGATGTAGATGTAAAGGTGATGATTGATGATGACAGTACGTTTCCAGAATGTGACTATTTAGTTGTGGAAAAAAGTTTCCAGTTAACTTCAGGGAACTGGTCTACCTGGTTCATGATCTCATATCCGGGACCCCATGTTTTCACAGGAAATACAGAAACCTGGCTGCCCTTTACTGAGCATTGGAGTACTCAATACAGCAATATATCTGATTATGCCGGACGAAACGTGAAGTTACGCTTTGGACTGCATTCAAATGCTTCTGATGAAGTTGTTCCCGGTGGATTTAGAATAGATGATTTTATTGTCCAGCAGGAAATGTATTCTGGACCAGCACCAAGAAACCTGATCGCAGTGACAAATGATGAGAATCAGGTGGAATTAAGCTGGGATGCCCTCAGTGAAGGAGGAAGTGAAGGTTGGATTCAATGGGATAATGGTGTTAATGATGACGCTATTGGTCTCTCTATTGGTGGAACTATGTACACTGCTGCAAGCTTTGATCCAGTCGATATGATGCCTTATGTTGGTGGAGAGATCACTCAGGTTGAATTATATATTAATGATTTACCTTCAAGCATGATCCTTCATGTATGGTCAGGTCCAAATGCTGCTATAGAAATTCTTTCACAGACATTTACTGCTACTGGTATGGACTGGGTTATTATTGATCTTGATACTCCAGTAACTATTGAAAGTGAAACAGAATACTGGCTTGGTTATGAAGTTACTCAAACTGCTGGTCAGTTTTGTTGTGGTGTGGATGCCGGACCTGCTATCGTTGAAAAGGGTGACTGGGTTGCCTTATCTCCTGGTGCATGGCAATCAATGGCTGGTTTAGGTTTGAATTACAACTGGAATATTCATGCCTATGTAGATGGTGGAGACCGCCTTTTACCCCGATTCACTGCAGGCAGTCGTGAACGTGAAATTAACGGGTATACTGTCTGGAGATCAACTGAAAGTGGGATGAATTATCAGAATATTGGGTTTTGTGAGGTGATAGATACCCCATATTTTCTTGATGAAGATCCTGTTGCTGCGTCCTGGAATTATTATGTGGTCACGGCTATATATGATAGCTTAGATGGAGCTTTCAGCAATGAGGCGAGAGCTTATATATTTGATGATGAAATGATGGAACTGGCTTATGATGACGGATCATGCGAAGCAGGATTAAACGTGGGAATTGCCCAGTATATGGCAGTAAAATTCACACCACCATGTAATTATATAAGAATTTTAACGCATCTAAATATATATATTGAAACTCTTAATTCTGGTCAATTAGTATTCAGAATTCTGGAGGGCAGTACCGGGCTTCCAGGCGAAATGTTAGGTCAATTCAATGTAACACCGGATAACCTGCATGTAGGTTGGAATATGATTGAGATTCCCTATATTTCTATTCCAGACTCCACGAGTGAATGTTTCTTCATTTCAATTTTTGAGATGGCATGCCTGGCTGCGATAGGCAAAGATACCGATACTGCTGGAAATAGCTGGATGACAACCGGACAAGAGCATATCTGGGAAGAAATCACTGATGGCAACATGATGCTGCGAACTTATATTGAACCCTATGATGATGGTTCAGATGTTATTGAACTTGCTCCCGCATCTATTTCCATCAGTTGTTACCCAAACCCTTTCAATCCGCAGACGACAATTTCTTTTTTTACCACAGAGGGCACAGAGAACACAGAGATTAGCATATACAATACAAAAGGGCAACGCATTCGCGAATGGAAAATTGAAAATGTAAAAAGTAAAATAAATTCTGTTGTCTGGGATGGGAAAGATTCACAAAATATCTCTTGTGCGACAGGTGTATATTTCTGCCGGATCAAGGCAGGTAAGCAGACGGCTACAAGTAAGATACTCTTGCTGAAATAA
- a CDS encoding GNAT family N-acetyltransferase: MIEIITISSYAEFEGNISSENLIDFLYQHLDNFGDSKEAISECLDYAMSDEEARGGYVLLVIDAERIVGAVIMIRTGMKYYIPEYFLVYIAVHHDFRNQGLGGKLVSRVFELTEGDIALHVEYENPAKRLYERVGFKSKYAEMRYHKEE; the protein is encoded by the coding sequence ATGATTGAGATAATTACTATAAGTTCTTATGCGGAATTTGAAGGAAATATCAGTTCAGAGAATTTAATAGATTTTTTATATCAGCATCTGGATAATTTTGGAGATAGTAAAGAGGCTATTTCAGAATGTCTTGATTATGCGATGAGTGATGAGGAAGCCAGAGGCGGATATGTGCTTCTGGTAATAGATGCTGAGAGGATAGTTGGAGCAGTGATCATGATCAGAACGGGAATGAAGTATTATATACCGGAATATTTTCTGGTTTATATTGCCGTCCATCATGATTTTCGAAATCAAGGTCTTGGAGGGAAACTCGTATCCAGAGTATTTGAGCTGACAGAAGGGGATATTGCTCTTCACGTGGAATATGAGAATCCAGCTAAGCGGTTATATGAGCGAGTGGGATTTAAATCCAAGTATGCAGAGATGCGTTATCATAAGGAAGAATGA
- a CDS encoding alanine racemase — protein MMAELHINTKKILDNISKLDDYLKENDIKWTLVSKIMSGNREVLDVILNSPVIKNCHSIGDSRLSSLKTIKSIRPDIITMYIKLPSILSAHTVVKYADISLNSSYHTIEALNREAVAQNKIHRVIVMVEMGELREGVIRDKLLKFYESVFDLCNIEIIGLGTNLGCMYGVEPTYDKLIQLSLYKQLLEIKFDRKLELISGGSSITLPLIRKKRIPANLNHLRIGEAAFMGKSPLDNRKFRNLSTNAFEFKANIIEMALKEGVPDGIIGDGNVGHAEGIEETDNIVEQYRMILDFGLVDVDTTHLTIKDTKLSFSGTTSDMTVLNFNKSEKSMRNTYKDGKKVAFKPDYMAVARLMNSGFITKVVK, from the coding sequence ATGATGGCAGAGCTACACATAAATACTAAAAAAATCCTTGATAATATCAGTAAACTTGATGATTATTTGAAAGAGAATGATATCAAGTGGACACTGGTTTCTAAGATAATGAGTGGTAACAGAGAAGTATTGGATGTGATCCTTAATAGTCCTGTGATCAAGAATTGTCATTCCATAGGCGATTCACGGCTTTCCAGTTTGAAAACAATCAAGTCCATACGACCAGATATTATAACAATGTATATCAAGCTTCCATCTATACTCAGTGCACATACAGTAGTTAAATATGCAGATATTTCTCTGAATTCCTCATATCACACCATAGAGGCATTGAACCGGGAAGCAGTAGCCCAAAATAAAATTCATCGGGTGATAGTAATGGTGGAAATGGGTGAATTGCGGGAAGGAGTGATCCGGGATAAACTCTTGAAATTCTATGAAAGCGTATTTGATCTTTGCAATATAGAGATAATAGGCTTGGGGACTAATCTGGGATGCATGTATGGCGTGGAGCCCACTTATGATAAGCTGATCCAGTTATCGCTTTATAAGCAACTGCTGGAGATCAAATTTGACAGAAAGCTGGAGTTGATCTCTGGTGGTAGTTCGATCACATTACCTTTGATCCGTAAAAAGCGGATTCCCGCTAATTTAAATCATTTAAGAATAGGAGAAGCAGCTTTCATGGGCAAATCTCCCTTAGATAACCGTAAATTCCGCAATCTTTCTACGAATGCCTTTGAGTTTAAAGCCAATATAATTGAAATGGCGCTAAAGGAAGGTGTTCCTGATGGAATAATTGGTGATGGTAATGTGGGACATGCAGAAGGTATTGAGGAAACAGATAATATAGTGGAACAATATCGCATGATCCTTGATTTTGGTTTAGTAGATGTGGATACTACTCACTTGACGATCAAAGATACAAAGCTATCATTTTCTGGAACTACTTCCGATATGACGGTACTTAATTTCAATAAATCAGAGAAATCCATGAGGAATACTTACAAAGATGGGAAGAAAGTGGCTTTTAAACCGGATTATATGGCAGTTGCCAGATTGATGAATTCAGGGTTTATCACAAAGGTAGTAAAATAG
- a CDS encoding site-2 protease family protein: MNTITGLLYQIPILLFSLTIHEFSHGITAYYLGDDTAKRAGRLTLNPISHIDPIGLLMLFIAHIGWAKPVPINPYNFKNYKRDTAITAAAGPISNFLIAIILSIFFHILQGIIPAEKLMAGFNQTVFFALYYAILINLALGLFNLIPLPPLDGSKILGGFLTDQQYARYTAKERQGAMILMIIFAADYILRLGLIRSIIEVPLSFFINLLLR, translated from the coding sequence ATGAACACTATCACAGGTTTACTATATCAAATACCAATTCTGCTGTTTTCATTGACAATACACGAATTCAGCCATGGCATAACTGCTTATTATCTGGGTGATGACACTGCCAAACGAGCCGGCAGACTTACTCTGAACCCCATCTCTCATATCGATCCCATAGGATTGCTGATGCTTTTTATCGCCCACATCGGCTGGGCAAAGCCCGTTCCGATCAATCCTTATAATTTCAAGAATTATAAGCGTGATACTGCTATCACGGCAGCAGCGGGTCCAATTTCCAATTTTTTAATTGCGATCATATTATCTATCTTTTTTCATATATTGCAAGGCATTATTCCTGCTGAGAAGCTGATGGCCGGTTTCAATCAAACTGTGTTTTTCGCTTTATATTATGCAATCCTGATAAATCTTGCCCTGGGACTTTTTAATCTGATACCTCTCCCACCCTTGGATGGTTCTAAGATTTTAGGTGGGTTTCTCACTGATCAGCAATATGCTAGATATACAGCAAAAGAACGTCAAGGTGCAATGATCCTGATGATAATATTTGCCGCTGATTATATTTTGCGTCTGGGATTGATCAGATCAATTATTGAAGTTCCTTTGAGCTTCTTTATCAACTTACTATTAAGATAA
- the glnA gene encoding type I glutamate--ammonia ligase, with protein MDLKEVLQLIEKHQITAIDLKYTDLKGSGYHITFPARSLEMIMQEGIPFDGSSIPGMKVVEAGDMVLIPDLDTAVIDPFSEHRQLRILAYICDADTRIGVKKDPRSVAKRTVQYMKSTGIADESYWIPEFEFYLFDEAYYYNEDYAAGFEFTSAETKRHLPSDYEDNDGTASDLRKGYHMDTPFDKYADIRQEMVNLIEAIGCPVRYHHHEVGLASQQEIETEMIEFNTVTNKMLFIKDIIREVALRNGLVATLMAKPLYHEAGNGLHFHIQLRKDGKNLFYKEGNYADLSDTALYFIGGILKHGRSLTAFTNASTNSYKRLLPGFEAPTKLFFGLANRSAAIRIPKYTTTEDTKRIEFRTGDASCNPYLATSALIMAGLDGIINKIMPTPENCFGPFDDNVFNWNEEQQKKLCSVPASLSEALIALEEDHDYLLAGDVFNKELIKSWIVEKKKEIYQVTSRPNPVEMAMYFNV; from the coding sequence ATGGACCTTAAAGAAGTTTTGCAATTGATTGAGAAACACCAGATAACAGCGATTGATCTCAAATACACGGATTTAAAAGGTAGCGGTTATCATATCACCTTTCCAGCCAGAAGTCTGGAAATGATCATGCAGGAAGGAATTCCTTTTGACGGCTCAAGTATTCCTGGCATGAAAGTTGTGGAAGCTGGTGATATGGTTCTGATTCCAGACCTTGACACTGCTGTTATTGATCCATTCAGTGAACACCGCCAATTGCGTATACTGGCATATATCTGCGATGCAGACACCCGAATCGGGGTGAAAAAAGATCCCCGCAGTGTTGCCAAACGCACCGTGCAATATATGAAATCCACTGGTATTGCTGATGAATCATACTGGATACCTGAATTTGAATTTTATCTCTTTGATGAAGCGTATTACTATAATGAAGATTATGCTGCCGGATTTGAATTCACTTCAGCAGAAACCAAACGCCATCTGCCTTCTGATTATGAAGATAATGACGGCACTGCCAGCGATCTCCGTAAAGGTTATCACATGGATACTCCCTTTGATAAATATGCTGATATCCGTCAGGAAATGGTCAATTTGATTGAAGCTATTGGTTGCCCTGTCCGCTATCATCATCATGAAGTGGGTCTGGCATCTCAGCAGGAAATTGAAACAGAGATGATCGAATTTAATACAGTTACCAATAAAATGCTCTTTATCAAGGATATTATCCGCGAAGTTGCTCTTAGAAATGGTCTTGTTGCCACGTTGATGGCAAAGCCTTTATATCATGAAGCAGGTAATGGATTGCACTTCCATATCCAGCTGCGCAAAGATGGAAAAAATCTCTTTTATAAAGAGGGTAATTATGCTGATCTTTCCGATACAGCTCTCTATTTTATTGGTGGAATTCTCAAACACGGCAGATCACTCACTGCTTTCACAAATGCCAGCACAAATTCTTATAAAAGGCTTCTCCCGGGTTTTGAAGCACCCACAAAGTTATTCTTTGGACTGGCAAATCGTTCCGCAGCGATCCGTATCCCCAAATATACCACAACAGAAGATACTAAGCGAATAGAATTCAGAACCGGAGATGCTTCCTGCAATCCTTATCTGGCTACCAGCGCCCTGATCATGGCGGGATTAGACGGGATCATCAATAAGATAATGCCTACTCCAGAAAATTGTTTTGGACCCTTTGATGATAACGTGTTCAACTGGAATGAAGAACAGCAGAAAAAATTATGCAGTGTTCCTGCCAGCCTTTCTGAAGCCCTTATCGCTCTGGAAGAAGATCATGATTATCTTTTAGCTGGGGATGTGTTCAATAAAGAACTTATTAAAAGCTGGATCGTGGAAAAGAAAAAAGAAATCTATCAAGTCACCTCAAGACCTAATCCTGTGGAAATGGCTATGTATTTTAATGTCTGA
- the tyrS gene encoding tyrosine--tRNA ligase — MKFAEEMKLIRQGVEEIIPEEELLKKLEKSAKTGKPLRIKYGIDPTGSDVHIGHLVPIRKMRNFQDMGHTGVIIIGDFTAQIGDPTGRDDSRPPLTADDVKKNAEKYMDQLYTVLDKNKTEVRWQTEWFGNMSMSDVLKLMGKWTLAQFMAHDTFRRRYEEGLTLGMHEIMYPILQSYDSVAINADVELGATEQKFNILCGRDMQRYFGQEQQIAILSPILMGTDGVNKMGKSLENYIAVYDTPQDKYGKVMSIPDELIINYFNYASPLGPDEVAEVEKELKAGKTNPKLIKQRLAREIVGMYHGKDQALEAEEHFNTVFSKKKIPDEMPEYQITPPAKITEVLVDAGLCASNGEVKRLIKQNAISIDNEKIKDFDLELTKPVIIKVGKRRFIKITI, encoded by the coding sequence ATGAAATTTGCCGAGGAGATGAAATTAATTCGTCAGGGAGTTGAAGAAATCATCCCTGAAGAAGAGTTATTGAAGAAACTGGAAAAATCAGCTAAAACAGGAAAACCATTACGTATAAAATATGGTATTGATCCCACTGGCTCTGATGTTCATATCGGACATCTGGTTCCTATCCGCAAGATGCGTAATTTTCAGGATATGGGTCATACTGGCGTGATCATTATTGGTGATTTTACTGCTCAGATTGGTGATCCCACCGGCAGAGATGATTCTCGTCCTCCCCTCACCGCTGATGATGTGAAAAAGAATGCTGAAAAATACATGGATCAGCTTTACACTGTTCTGGATAAAAATAAAACTGAAGTACGCTGGCAGACCGAATGGTTTGGTAATATGAGCATGAGTGACGTATTGAAGCTGATGGGAAAGTGGACCCTGGCTCAATTCATGGCACACGACACTTTCCGGCGCAGATATGAAGAAGGGTTAACTCTGGGTATGCATGAAATCATGTATCCTATCCTGCAAAGTTACGATTCTGTTGCCATCAATGCTGATGTAGAGCTGGGAGCAACTGAGCAGAAATTTAATATCTTATGCGGTAGAGACATGCAACGCTATTTTGGTCAGGAACAGCAAATCGCCATACTTTCCCCCATACTTATGGGTACTGATGGCGTTAATAAAATGGGGAAATCTCTGGAAAATTATATTGCAGTATATGACACACCTCAGGATAAATATGGTAAAGTGATGTCTATCCCTGATGAACTGATCATCAATTACTTTAATTATGCTTCTCCTCTGGGACCAGATGAAGTTGCTGAGGTAGAAAAAGAACTGAAAGCAGGAAAGACAAATCCCAAATTGATCAAGCAGCGCCTTGCCCGGGAAATTGTGGGCATGTATCATGGCAAAGATCAGGCTCTGGAAGCAGAAGAACATTTCAATACCGTATTTAGTAAGAAAAAAATCCCTGATGAAATGCCAGAATATCAGATAACCCCACCAGCAAAAATTACTGAAGTACTGGTTGATGCCGGATTATGCGCCAGCAATGGAGAAGTAAAAAGACTGATCAAACAAAACGCAATATCAATAGATAATGAAAAAATAAAAGACTTTGATCTGGAGCTTACGAAACCAGTAATTATCAAAGTAGGAAAGCGGAGATTTATCAAGATCACAATCTAA
- a CDS encoding sigma-70 family RNA polymerase sigma factor: MDFSDSFVQQQYQAAYNFALYKLGNSGHAEDVAAQTVNLFVLKSGTISPDKFSSWIRSTCLNYCRKYYDNKKRDNFLQKGLRDNLVDFFGVEHDSDLTSSFRKSMEDLDELETRSLVLYFNCGQNIKKMSEVTGESHASLRKRISRIKMKLKAETYKNLGYIATKKIVVPKLHEAIIQFVRRLKKNIDENTIDKMFYYFSESNTQNYQPNFDIDKIKDYEVILCDGKYKIYLFYLDSQQQMNNITFSFFLNEKNQLKISGLPKQQRKIAKLAKNSEAARELSSLMKSFPEDRQGLIKIPPEIMMKLTEKVG, encoded by the coding sequence ATGGATTTTAGTGATTCTTTTGTTCAGCAGCAATATCAGGCTGCATATAACTTTGCTTTATATAAGCTGGGCAACAGTGGTCATGCAGAAGATGTAGCGGCACAAACAGTTAACTTATTTGTTTTAAAGAGTGGTACTATTAGTCCTGATAAATTTAGTTCCTGGATCCGTTCGACTTGCCTTAATTATTGTCGAAAATATTATGATAATAAAAAAAGAGACAATTTTTTACAAAAGGGGCTTCGTGACAACCTGGTAGATTTTTTTGGAGTGGAGCATGATAGTGATTTAACTTCGAGTTTCCGGAAATCGATGGAAGATCTGGATGAGTTGGAAACGCGTTCATTAGTACTTTATTTTAATTGCGGCCAGAACATCAAGAAGATGTCGGAGGTGACTGGTGAAAGCCATGCCAGTCTCAGGAAACGAATATCCCGCATTAAGATGAAATTAAAAGCCGAGACCTATAAGAATCTAGGTTATATAGCAACTAAGAAAATAGTAGTACCTAAATTACATGAAGCTATCATCCAGTTTGTGCGCCGGCTTAAAAAAAATATTGATGAAAATACCATAGATAAGATGTTTTATTACTTTTCGGAATCCAACACGCAGAATTATCAACCGAATTTTGATATTGATAAGATCAAAGACTATGAAGTTATCCTGTGTGATGGCAAATATAAGATCTATCTTTTTTATCTTGATTCACAGCAGCAGATGAATAATATCACATTTTCTTTTTTCCTGAATGAAAAAAATCAGTTGAAAATCTCCGGGCTGCCTAAACAGCAGAGGAAAATAGCAAAATTGGCAAAAAACTCAGAGGCTGCCAGGGAATTATCATCACTTATGAAAAGTTTTCCAGAAGATCGTCAGGGATTGATAAAGATACCTCCTGAGATAATGATGAAATTAACGGAAAAAGTTGGATAG
- the rhuM gene encoding RhuM family protein: MISKHLKNIFNSKKLNKESVCAKIAHTATDNKVYTSEFYNLDAIIAVGYRVNSHEVTKFRKWATQILRSYIIKGFALDDELLKNGRNFGKYYKPKYFTS, from the coding sequence GTGATCAGTAAGCATCTTAAAAATATTTTTAACAGCAAAAAATTAAACAAAGAATCAGTATGTGCAAAAATTGCACATACTGCAACTGACAATAAGGTATATACTTCTGAGTTTTATAATCTTGATGCCATTATTGCTGTTGGTTACCGGGTAAACTCACATGAAGTTACAAAATTTCGCAAATGGGCTACCCAGATTTTACGTAGTTACATTATAAAAGGGTTTGCTCTTGATGATGAATTACTAAAAAACGGCAGAAATTTCGGTAAATATTATAAACCAAAATATTTTACATCGTAG
- the mnmG gene encoding tRNA uridine-5-carboxymethylaminomethyl(34) synthesis enzyme MnmG — protein sequence MNKYDVIVVGAGHAGIEAASAAARMGASTLLFVIKLESIARMSCNPTIGGPAKGHLAREIDALGGLIGMAADVTGIQFRMLNRKKGPAVWAPRCQNDRGLYTRFITEELENTPNLLIIESTIDDILVKDDQVTGVRSHLGEEYFAPRVIITTGTFLRGKVFVGDVSYSAGRAGEPSADKLSLSLEKLGLHLARFKTGTPPRIDIRTADISRMELQPGDENPTGFSYYRDIELKNLVDCYLTWTNLTTHQIISSNLDKSSLYGGFISGTGPRYCPSIEDKVVKFSTKEHHHVFIEPEGLHTYEAYVNGVSNSLPPHIQEKMIASITGLENAKIMRYGYAIEYDYVIPDSLTPTMETKRVKGLYLAGQINGTSGYEEAAAQGIAAGINAVVSLDNKPPIIFDRSQSYLGVLLDDLVTKGTNEPYRLFTSRSEYRLFLRQDNADERMMPLGYKLGLVSDTRWQRYQQVQKVMEREMHYLEKNNTTINDQLSEPTRLVNLLKRPQMKFSDLQNFGYTIPEDITPDIANRILLKVKYAGYFKRQMRDIVRFNKMEQSELPTDLDYMKIESIAWEAREKMNRVKPLSIGQAARIPGVNITDINALIIYLKKIAKESR from the coding sequence ATGAATAAATATGATGTAATAGTAGTAGGAGCCGGACATGCCGGTATTGAAGCTGCATCGGCTGCTGCACGTATGGGAGCCAGCACGCTTCTTTTTGTGATCAAGCTGGAAAGCATTGCCCGGATGAGCTGTAATCCTACGATAGGCGGACCTGCAAAAGGTCATCTTGCCCGTGAGATCGATGCACTGGGTGGTCTCATCGGGATGGCTGCTGATGTCACAGGTATCCAGTTTCGCATGCTTAACCGCAAGAAAGGTCCTGCTGTATGGGCACCACGCTGCCAGAATGACCGCGGATTATATACCCGTTTCATCACGGAAGAGCTTGAAAATACGCCTAACCTTTTGATCATTGAATCCACGATTGATGACATTTTGGTGAAAGATGATCAGGTTACAGGGGTTCGCTCTCATCTGGGAGAAGAATATTTTGCTCCCCGCGTGATCATTACCACCGGCACTTTCCTGCGTGGCAAGGTGTTTGTGGGTGATGTGTCCTATAGTGCCGGCAGGGCAGGAGAACCTTCAGCAGACAAGCTTTCGCTTTCGCTGGAGAAATTAGGTTTACACCTGGCAAGATTTAAAACAGGTACGCCTCCCCGCATAGATATCAGAACCGCTGATATCAGCAGGATGGAACTCCAGCCAGGAGATGAAAATCCTACTGGATTTTCATATTACCGTGATATTGAGCTGAAAAATCTCGTTGATTGCTACCTCACCTGGACGAATCTTACTACACACCAGATCATCAGTTCAAACCTTGATAAATCCTCGCTTTACGGTGGGTTTATAAGTGGCACAGGTCCCCGCTATTGTCCCTCTATTGAAGATAAAGTTGTTAAATTCTCCACCAAGGAGCATCATCACGTATTTATAGAACCAGAAGGTTTGCACACTTATGAAGCGTATGTGAATGGAGTATCAAACAGTCTTCCACCGCATATCCAGGAAAAGATGATAGCCTCTATCACGGGACTTGAAAATGCCAAAATCATGCGCTATGGATATGCCATAGAATATGATTATGTTATCCCTGACAGCCTCACCCCCACGATGGAAACCAAAAGGGTGAAGGGACTTTATCTGGCAGGTCAGATAAATGGCACCAGCGGTTATGAAGAAGCTGCTGCTCAAGGCATTGCTGCCGGTATTAATGCCGTAGTCAGTCTGGATAATAAACCTCCGATCATTTTTGACCGCTCCCAAAGCTATCTTGGTGTTCTCCTTGATGACCTGGTGACCAAAGGCACAAATGAACCTTATCGCCTCTTTACTTCCCGCTCAGAATACCGTCTTTTTTTGCGGCAGGATAATGCCGATGAACGTATGATGCCTTTGGGATATAAACTGGGACTGGTTAGTGATACCCGTTGGCAAAGATATCAGCAGGTGCAAAAGGTGATGGAGCGTGAAATGCATTATCTGGAAAAGAATAATACCACCATTAACGATCAGCTTTCTGAACCCACCCGACTGGTAAATCTTCTCAAACGTCCCCAGATGAAATTTAGCGACCTGCAGAATTTCGGCTACACTATTCCTGAAGATATCACACCAGATATTGCCAACAGGATTCTGCTCAAAGTAAAATATGCCGGATATTTCAAGCGTCAAATGCGGGATATTGTCCGCTTCAATAAAATGGAACAATCAGAATTGCCTACTGATCTGGATTATATGAAAATTGAAAGTATCGCCTGGGAAGCGCGAGAAAAAATGAACAGGGTCAAACCCCTCTCAATTGGACAGGCTGCCAGAATTCCCGGGGTGAATATTACCGATATTAATGCCCTTATCATTTATCTAAAAAAAATTGCCAAGGAGAGCCGATGA